The following are encoded together in the Equus quagga isolate Etosha38 chromosome 1, UCLA_HA_Equagga_1.0, whole genome shotgun sequence genome:
- the LOC124228193 gene encoding olfactory receptor 8S1-like: MASGNHSSITEFILLGLSADPQVQALLFALFLMIYLLTLLGNLLMILVIHTDSNLHTPMYFFLSHLSFQDLFYSSVTVPKMLENLLSQRKVISVKGCLAQVFFVFATTGIEACLLSVMAYDRYAAICHPLLYCQVMSKQLCVRLVWGSWVVAFLDALINILLALNLDFCEVQTIHHYSCELPSLLPLSCSDVSTNSAMLLCSVILHAIGTCLLIIFSYACIVSTILSISSATGRSKAFSTCFSHLTAVILFYGSAILRYLTPTSGSPLELILSIQYSVIIPLVNPLIYSLKNKEVKAALRRTVLKYLQGLRQHRRERT; this comes from the coding sequence ATGGCCTCAGGAAATCACAGCAGCATCACAGAGTTCATCCTCCTCGGACTGTCTGCCGACCCCCAGGTCCAGGCTCTGCTCTTTGCTCTGTTCCTGATGATTTACCTCCTGACTCTGCTGGGGAACCTGCTGATGATACTTGTGATCCATACAGATTCTAacctccacacacccatgtatttcttcctgagCCATCTCTCCTTCCAAGACCTCTTCTATTCTTCAGTCACTGTACCCAAGATGCTTGAGAACCTCCTGTCTCAGAGGAAAGTCATCTCAGTAAAGGGCTGCCTGGCTCAAGTCTTCTTTGTGTTTGCCACTACAGGGATTGAGGCCTGCCTGCTCTcagtgatggcctatgaccgctatgctGCCATCTGCCACCCTCTGCTCTACTGCCAGGTGATGAGTAAACAACTATGTGTGAGGTTGGTGTGGGGCTCTTGGGTTGTGGCCTTTCTGGATGCACTCATCAACATCCTCCTGGCTTTGAATTTGGACTTCTGTGAGGTTCAAACCATCCACCACTACTCCTGTGAGCTGCCTTCCCTCTTGCCTCTCTCCTGCTCGGATGTCTCCACCAACTCTGCAATGCTGCTTTGCTCTGTCATCCTCCACGCCATTGGGACCTGCCTCCTGATCATCTTCTCTTATGCCTGCATTGTGTCCACCATCCTGAGCATCAGCTCTGCCACAGGCAGAAGCAAGGCCTTCTCCACTTGCTTCTCCCACCTCACTGCAGTGATCCTGTTCTATGGCTCAGCCATTCTTCGCTATCTCACGCCAACCTCAGGTTCACCTCTGGAGTTGATCCTCTCCATACAGTACAGTGTAATCATCCCCCTAGTGAATCCTCTCATCTACAGCTTGAagaacaaggaggtgaaagcAGCTCTGAGAAGAACAGTGCTCAAATATTTACAAGGTCTCAGACagcacagaagagagagaacatga
- the LOC124227241 gene encoding olfactory receptor 8S1-like, whose translation MALGNHSTVIELFLLGLPVDHHIQVLLFVLFLAIYLFALSGNLLMILVIRANSHLHAPMYFFLCHLSFLDLCCSSVTVPKMLENILSEKKTISVEDCLTQGFFVFDSGGTELCLLAVMAYDRYAAICYPLLYGQMMSNELCVGLVWGSWGLAFLDGFINTLLAWNLDFCETQVISNFICEIPSLFPLSCSNSSNNFEVFLFSVLLHAFGTFLLVFSYARIISTILSISSTLGRSKAFSTCSSHLTAVTLFYGSGLLRCLMPTSGSPWELVFSMQYCVITPLVNPLVYSLKNKELKAALKNMLRKSLQHLR comes from the coding sequence ATGGCCTTGGGAAACCACAGCACGGTCATTGAGCTCTTCCTTCTTGGGCTGCCTGTTGATCATCACATCCAGGTCCTGCTCTTCGTGCTTTTTCTGGCAATTTACCTCTTCGCTCTGTCCGGGAATCTATTGATGATCCTGGTTATCAGGGCCAATTCTCACCTTCACGcccccatgtacttcttcttGTGTCACCTCTCCTTCCTGGATCTCTGTTGTTCTTCAGTCACTGTGCCCAAGATGCTAGAGAACATCTTGTCTGAGAAGAAAACCATCTCAGTGGAGGACTGTTTGACCCAGGGCTTCTTTGTGTTTGACTCTGGGGGAACAGAGCTGTGCCTCCTTGCAGTGATGGCTTATGACCGCTATGCTGCCATCTGCTACCCTCTACTCTATGGTCAGATGATGAGCAATGAGCTGTGTGTGGGACTGGTATGGGGATCTTGGGGCCTGGCCTTTTTAGATGGTTTCATCAACACCCTCCTAGCTTGGAATTTGGACTTCTGTGAGACTCAAGTCATCTCCAACTTCATTTGTGAGATACCTTCTCTATTCCCTCTATCCTGTTCCAATAGCTCTAATAATTTTGaggtctttctcttctctgtgctcctgCATGCCTTTGGGACCTTCCTCCTGGTTTTCTCTTATGCTCGCATTATCTCCACCATCCTGAGTATCAGCTCCACCTTAGGCAGAAGCAAGGCCTTCTctacctgctcctcccacctcactgcaGTGACCTTATTTTATGGCTCAGGCTTGCTTCGTTGTCTCATGCCGACCTCAGGTTCCCCGTGGGAGTTGGTTTTTTCCATGCAGTACTGTGTGATCACTCCCCTAGTGAATCCCCTTGTCTACAGCCTAAAGAACAAGGAATTAAAAGCAGCTCTAAAAAACATGTTGCGGAAAAGTTTACAACATCTCAGGTAG